A genomic stretch from Pontivivens ytuae includes:
- a CDS encoding ABC transporter ATP-binding protein: MSAFLDISARLERGAFTLAADLVSDAGITVIHGPSGAGKTLFLHVVAGLVRGNGSRVCVGGRVLDGVPPAGRDMAMVFQEPRLFPHMSVRRNLLYGARGDVAEVAERLEIAQFLDRRPADLSGGQAQRVAIGRAVLRAPSLLLLDEPLSSLDEARKAVALDLFRELPGRGTRLLMVSHDPREAKALGAQVVTMTEGRLA; encoded by the coding sequence GTGAGTGCGTTTCTCGACATCTCGGCCCGGCTGGAGCGCGGGGCCTTCACGCTTGCCGCGGACCTCGTGAGCGATGCCGGGATCACGGTGATCCACGGGCCATCCGGGGCCGGGAAGACGCTGTTTCTCCACGTCGTTGCCGGGTTGGTGCGCGGCAATGGCAGCCGGGTGTGCGTCGGCGGGCGGGTGCTCGACGGGGTGCCGCCGGCGGGCCGCGACATGGCGATGGTCTTTCAGGAGCCGCGCCTGTTCCCCCATATGAGCGTCCGGCGCAACCTGCTCTACGGTGCGCGCGGCGACGTGGCGGAGGTGGCGGAGCGGCTGGAGATCGCGCAGTTCCTCGACCGGCGGCCCGCGGATCTGTCCGGCGGACAGGCGCAGCGGGTGGCCATCGGGCGCGCTGTGCTGCGGGCGCCGTCGCTGTTGCTGCTGGACGAACCGCTCTCCTCCCTCGACGAAGCACGCAAGGCCGTTGCGCTTGATCTGTTCCGCGAGCTGCCCGGGCGCGGCACACGGCTCCTGATGGTCAGCCACGATCCGCGGGAGGCCAAGGCGCTCGGCGCGCAGGTCGTCACCATGACCGAGGGGCGGCTGGCGTGA
- the miaA gene encoding tRNA (adenosine(37)-N6)-dimethylallyltransferase MiaA: MAERDGGAVINADALQVYADWRVLTARPSAEEEARAPHMLYGHVPGEVAYSTGRWLREVRQALADCTARGLRPIIVGGTGLNFTSLTSGLVDIPETPPEVRARADALGPEALRADLAARDPATLAAIDAANPMRVQRAWEVLEATGRPLIDWQAETPPPLLPLSATVPLVLRPDIPWLNARIAARFDQMLAEGALEEARAALPGWDPARPSAKALGAPELIAHLRGELTLDDARDRAVTLTRQYAKRQRTWFRNRMKDWRVLDIGPETRLSDLLAAV; encoded by the coding sequence ATGGCGGAGCGGGACGGCGGCGCGGTCATCAACGCCGATGCTTTGCAGGTCTACGCCGACTGGCGGGTGCTGACCGCGCGCCCCTCGGCGGAGGAGGAAGCGCGGGCGCCGCACATGCTCTACGGCCATGTGCCCGGCGAGGTCGCCTATTCCACCGGGCGGTGGCTGCGGGAGGTGAGGCAGGCGCTGGCGGACTGCACCGCGCGGGGCCTCCGCCCGATCATCGTCGGCGGCACCGGGCTCAATTTCACGTCGCTCACCAGTGGCTTGGTCGACATTCCGGAGACGCCGCCCGAGGTGCGCGCCCGTGCCGATGCGCTCGGTCCCGAGGCCCTGCGCGCCGATCTCGCCGCCCGTGACCCGGCGACGCTCGCCGCCATTGACGCCGCCAATCCGATGCGGGTGCAGCGCGCGTGGGAGGTGTTGGAGGCGACCGGCCGCCCCTTGATCGACTGGCAAGCGGAGACGCCGCCGCCGCTCCTGCCGCTGTCCGCCACCGTGCCGCTGGTGCTGCGCCCCGACATCCCCTGGCTCAACGCCCGCATCGCCGCGCGCTTCGACCAGATGCTGGCGGAGGGTGCGCTGGAAGAGGCCCGTGCCGCCCTGCCCGGCTGGGACCCGGCGCGCCCCTCGGCCAAGGCACTCGGCGCGCCGGAGCTGATCGCTCATCTACGCGGCGAGCTCACGCTGGACGACGCCCGCGACCGCGCCGTCACCCTCACCCGGCAATACGCCAAGCGCCAACGGACCTGGTTTCGCAACCGGATGAAGGACTGGCGGGTGCTCGATATCGGGCCGGAGACGCGGCTTTCGGACCTGCTCGCGGCGGTCTGA
- the trmFO gene encoding methylenetetrahydrofolate--tRNA-(uracil(54)-C(5))-methyltransferase (FADH(2)-oxidizing) TrmFO encodes MTQPIHIIGGGMAGSEAAWQAASLGVPVVLHEMRPVVETFAHQTQGLAELVCSNSFRSDDDESNAVGLLHWEMRQAGGLIMEMGDKHSIPAGGALAVDRDAFSDEVTARLEAHPLVTIERGEVAGLPPEEWDSVIVATGPLTSPALAEAVLELTGEESLAFFDAIAPIVHADSIDLSKAWFQSRYDKGETEEERTAYLNCPMDEGQYEAFIDALLEAPKTEFKEWEKDTPYFDACLPIEVMAERGRETLRWGPMKPVGLTNPHAPDVKPHAVVQLRRENALGTLYNIVGFQTKMKYGAQADVFRSIPGLESAEFARLGGIHRNTFLNSPRLLDGRMRLRARSSLRFAGQVTGVEGYVESAAMGLLAGRLAAYERLRLEVATPPQTTAIGALLGHITGGAEAETFQPMNVNFGLFPPLEAPAKGRRGKKDRKIAYTERAKADWQAWLATLPSVPAAA; translated from the coding sequence ATGACCCAACCGATCCATATCATCGGCGGCGGCATGGCGGGCTCCGAAGCCGCCTGGCAGGCCGCATCGCTCGGCGTTCCCGTGGTGCTGCACGAGATGCGGCCCGTGGTGGAGACCTTCGCGCATCAGACGCAGGGACTGGCGGAGCTCGTCTGCTCCAACTCCTTCCGCTCCGACGATGACGAGAGCAACGCGGTGGGCCTGTTGCATTGGGAGATGCGGCAGGCGGGCGGCCTGATCATGGAGATGGGGGACAAGCATTCCATTCCGGCGGGCGGGGCGCTCGCCGTGGATCGCGATGCATTCTCCGACGAGGTCACGGCGCGGCTGGAAGCACATCCGCTGGTGACCATCGAGCGGGGCGAAGTCGCGGGCCTGCCGCCCGAGGAGTGGGACAGCGTGATCGTGGCCACAGGACCCCTAACCTCGCCCGCGCTGGCCGAGGCAGTGCTGGAGCTGACGGGCGAGGAGAGCCTTGCCTTCTTCGATGCTATCGCACCCATCGTCCATGCCGACAGCATCGATCTGTCGAAGGCGTGGTTCCAGTCCCGCTATGACAAGGGCGAGACGGAGGAGGAGCGGACCGCCTACCTCAACTGCCCGATGGACGAGGGCCAATACGAAGCCTTCATCGACGCGCTGCTCGAAGCGCCCAAGACCGAGTTCAAGGAATGGGAGAAGGACACCCCCTATTTCGACGCCTGCCTGCCCATCGAGGTGATGGCGGAGCGTGGCCGCGAGACCCTGCGCTGGGGGCCGATGAAGCCGGTGGGGCTGACCAACCCGCACGCACCGGACGTCAAGCCGCACGCGGTGGTGCAGCTCAGGCGGGAGAACGCGCTCGGCACGCTCTACAACATCGTCGGCTTCCAGACTAAGATGAAGTACGGCGCGCAAGCGGATGTTTTCCGGTCTATTCCCGGGTTGGAGAGCGCGGAGTTCGCCCGGCTCGGCGGCATTCACCGGAACACGTTCCTGAACTCGCCGCGGCTGCTCGATGGGCGGATGCGGCTGCGTGCGCGCAGCTCTCTGCGCTTCGCCGGGCAGGTCACGGGCGTCGAGGGCTATGTGGAGTCCGCCGCGATGGGCCTGCTCGCGGGACGGCTCGCGGCCTATGAGCGGCTGCGGCTGGAAGTTGCGACACCGCCGCAGACCACGGCCATCGGGGCGCTGCTGGGTCACATCACCGGCGGGGCGGAGGCCGAGACCTTCCAGCCGATGAACGTGAACTTCGGCCTCTTCCCGCCGTTGGAGGCGCCCGCGAAGGGTCGGCGCGGCAAGAAGGACCGGAAGATCGCCTATACCGAGCGCGCGAAGGCGGACTGGCAGGCGTGGCTCGCCACCCTGCCCTCGGTCCCCGCCGCGGCCTGA
- a CDS encoding class I SAM-dependent DNA methyltransferase: MADKFLDKVYEIDGSTEELYTDWAASYDAELAEAGYATPGRCAAALASVVEDKAAPLIDVGCGTGLGGLALRLEGFETLDGLDLTQAMLDRAAERGIYRSLIRADAGELPFSAEDYANAAAIGLFSPDHAPAETIDAVLERLPSGGHFVFSLNDHALAERSYEARVMAWTDAGAAHCVFREYGEHLPARDLKSTVYVLRKR; this comes from the coding sequence ATGGCGGACAAGTTTCTCGACAAGGTCTACGAGATCGACGGCAGTACGGAGGAGCTCTACACCGACTGGGCGGCGAGCTATGACGCGGAGCTGGCGGAGGCGGGCTACGCCACGCCGGGCCGCTGTGCTGCGGCGCTCGCGAGCGTGGTCGAGGACAAGGCCGCGCCCCTCATCGATGTCGGCTGCGGTACGGGTCTCGGCGGTCTCGCGCTGCGGCTGGAGGGGTTCGAGACGCTCGACGGGCTCGACCTGACGCAGGCGATGCTCGACCGGGCGGCGGAGCGGGGGATCTATCGCAGCCTGATCCGCGCCGATGCAGGCGAACTGCCGTTCAGCGCGGAGGACTATGCCAACGCCGCGGCCATCGGCCTCTTCAGCCCCGACCACGCCCCGGCGGAGACGATCGATGCGGTGCTGGAGCGGTTGCCGAGCGGCGGCCATTTCGTGTTTTCCCTGAACGATCATGCTCTTGCGGAGCGGAGCTACGAGGCGCGGGTTATGGCCTGGACCGATGCGGGGGCGGCCCACTGCGTCTTCCGCGAATATGGCGAGCACCTGCCCGCGCGGGACCTGAAATCGACGGTCTATGTCCTCCGGAAACGTTGA
- the gluQRS gene encoding tRNA glutamyl-Q(34) synthetase GluQRS, with amino-acid sequence MSSGNVERFAPSPTGLLHLGHAFSALTAGRAAEGGRFLLRIEDIDTTRSRPEFEAAICEDLAWLGLSWEEPVWRQSERLEHYRAAVDRLTAMGLTFACTCTRGDIKAALSAPQEGAPVHGPDGLVYPGICRDAGHPAEGAAIRLHMDRAIAHLGGDAAVRRLTFTELDEGDRGERGDIALDPELLRHGIGDIVLARRDIGTSYHVAVVIDDAAQGVTHVTRGRDLFPATPIHRLLQALLGLSVPFYRHHRLIRDEAGKRLAKRDDARAIRTYREAGWTQEDVMRAIGIEPCDRASS; translated from the coding sequence ATGTCCTCCGGAAACGTTGAGCGCTTTGCGCCCTCGCCCACGGGTCTGCTGCATCTGGGCCATGCCTTTTCAGCGCTGACGGCGGGACGGGCGGCGGAGGGCGGCCGGTTCCTGCTGCGGATCGAGGACATCGATACCACCCGCTCCCGCCCCGAATTCGAGGCGGCGATCTGCGAGGATCTGGCGTGGCTCGGGCTGTCGTGGGAGGAGCCTGTCTGGCGGCAGTCCGAGCGGCTGGAGCACTATCGCGCCGCGGTGGACCGCCTGACGGCGATGGGCCTGACCTTTGCCTGTACGTGCACCCGCGGTGACATCAAGGCGGCGCTGTCGGCGCCGCAGGAGGGCGCGCCTGTGCATGGGCCCGACGGGCTGGTCTATCCGGGGATCTGCCGGGACGCGGGGCATCCGGCGGAGGGGGCCGCGATCCGGCTCCACATGGACCGGGCCATCGCGCACCTAGGCGGCGACGCGGCCGTGCGGCGCCTCACCTTCACCGAACTGGACGAAGGAGACCGTGGCGAGCGTGGCGACATCGCCCTCGATCCCGAACTGCTGCGGCATGGAATCGGCGATATCGTTCTGGCGCGGCGCGATATCGGCACCTCCTATCACGTGGCGGTCGTGATCGATGATGCGGCGCAGGGGGTGACGCATGTGACGCGGGGGCGCGATCTGTTTCCGGCCACCCCCATCCACCGACTGCTGCAGGCGCTGCTCGGCCTGTCGGTCCCGTTCTACCGCCACCACCGGCTGATCCGGGACGAGGCCGGCAAGCGTCTCGCCAAGCGGGATGACGCGCGGGCGATTCGGACGTACCGTGAGGCTGGCTGGACGCAGGAGGATGTGATGCGCGCCATCGGGATCGAGCCATGCGACCGCGCCTCCTCCTGA
- the hisI gene encoding phosphoribosyl-AMP cyclohydrolase — MTATFDLDSLRLTADGLIPAIAQAETGEVLMMAWMNRASIEETLATGQVTYWSRSRQALWRKGETSGHVQRLIEFRVDCDRDCLLLIVDQTGPACHTNRRSCFYTAVREGEEVELMAPEA, encoded by the coding sequence ATGACCGCGACATTCGACCTCGACAGCCTGCGCCTCACCGCCGACGGCCTGATCCCCGCCATCGCGCAGGCCGAGACGGGCGAGGTCCTGATGATGGCCTGGATGAACCGCGCCTCGATCGAGGAGACGCTGGCGACGGGCCAGGTCACCTACTGGTCCCGTTCCCGCCAGGCGCTGTGGCGCAAGGGCGAGACGTCGGGCCACGTCCAGCGCCTCATCGAGTTCCGGGTGGATTGCGACCGCGACTGCCTGCTCCTGATCGTCGATCAGACCGGCCCCGCCTGCCACACCAACCGCCGCTCCTGCTTCTACACCGCGGTGCGAGAGGGCGAGGAGGTCGAATTGATGGCGCCCGAGGCCTAG
- a CDS encoding iron-sulfur cluster assembly scaffold protein, with the protein MSDDMMKLYSQRILALAADIPHRERLEDPQATVTRRSPLCGSTVTVDLDVEDGRITRFGQDVKACALGQSSAAVFAAQAVGRTLEEVRTARDQLRAMLKEGGPVPDAPFDGYEALSPARDYRNRHASILLVPEATVEAMESLADKKVAATS; encoded by the coding sequence ATGTCCGACGACATGATGAAGCTTTATTCGCAGCGCATTCTGGCGCTGGCAGCCGACATTCCGCATCGCGAGCGGCTGGAGGATCCGCAGGCCACCGTGACCCGGCGCTCGCCGCTCTGCGGGTCGACCGTAACCGTCGATCTCGACGTGGAGGACGGGCGGATCACGCGGTTCGGGCAGGACGTGAAGGCCTGCGCGCTCGGTCAATCCTCCGCCGCCGTGTTCGCGGCCCAGGCCGTGGGCCGGACGCTGGAGGAGGTGCGGACCGCGCGTGATCAGCTTCGCGCGATGCTCAAGGAGGGCGGGCCGGTGCCCGACGCGCCCTTCGACGGGTACGAGGCGCTGAGCCCCGCGCGCGATTATCGCAACCGCCACGCCTCGATCCTTCTGGTGCCCGAGGCGACGGTGGAGGCGATGGAGAGCCTTGCAGACAAAAAAGTCGCCGCAACCTCCTAG